CGGCGGCAACACGCCCTCGTGGCGTACCTCGACCTTCAGCACGTCGGCGTTGAACGCCCGCAGCAGTTCTTCCTGGAATGAATAGAGCGCCCCGGTAATGCCCATCAAGGCCAGCACCAGGCCAGCGGTGATGCCAAAGAACCAGTGCAATTGGAACAGCGTCTTCTTCACCACATCGATCACCTTGTCTTGCTACCGCTCGCTGCGCGGGGTGCATTATGCCTTGGTACGCAAAAGCCCCGCTCATGGTAGTGAACGGGGCTCGGCGATGTTTCGTTAGAAGTGGAAGCTGGTGGTCAGCAGCGCCGTGCGTCCTGCCGCCTGGTTGGCGTAGTGGGCGGCATAGGCCTTGTCGTAATAGACCTCGTTGGTCAGGTTCTGCACGTTCAGCTGCAGGTCGACGTTCTTGGTCAGCTTGTAGCTGGCCATGGCGTCGTAGCGCCAGTACGAGTCGACCATCACGCTGTTGGTGGTGTTGCCGAAGACATCATCGACGTAGAAGGCGCCGCCACCGATGGTCAGCTTCGGCGTGACATTGTAAGTGGTCCACAAGGTCAGGCTGTTGTTCGGGGTGTTGGGCAGCTGGTTGCCATCGTTGTAACCATCGACGAATACCGTACCGACGCGTTGCGATCCACCGTCGACGAGCTTGGCGTCCATGTAGGTGTAGCCCGCGAACACTTGCCAGGCTTCGGTCAGCTTGCCGGTGGCGCTCAGCTCCAGGCCATCGACGCGGGTCTTGCCGACGTTCTGGTAGGTGTTGTTATCCACCAGTACACGGGCGTTTTCCTTCTCGGTACGGAAAATCGCGGCGGTCAATGCCAGGCGTTCATTGAGCAGGTCCCACTTGGTACCGATCTCGTAGTTGCTGGTCTCTTCCGGTTTCAGCTCGCTGGTGGTGGTGGCGGTCACCAGTGCGTTGCCGTCGGAGCCTTCGCCGAGCGAAGCGCCAGGCGGGGTGGCGGAGGTGGCGTAGGACACGTAGATGCTGCCGTTTTCAGCAGGCTTCCAGGTCAGGCCCAGCTGGCCGGTGACGAATTCGCTGGTGTCTTTTGTCTTGAATGCGGTCGAACCGTTGGCCAGCTTGGTCTTGGCTTTTGTGTCGAAGTGGTCGTAGCGCAGGCCCATGGTCAGCAACCAGGCCGGATCGAGCTCCAGGGTATCGGTGAAGTAGATGGCGCGTGTGTTGCCTGCGGTGTCGGCGCCGGCTTCGGTGCGGCTGATGGTGCCGTCCCACTCTTCGTGCGGGTTGGGGTTCGGGAATGAGGTACAGACGCCGGAGATCTGGCCGGTTGCGCTCGAGCAGTTGCCGGAGCTGAAACCAGTGACGTTGTAACCGGACTTCACCGAAGTTTCACGGCTCAGTTCGATACCGGTGGAGAAACTGTTCTTCATGCCGCCGACATAGAAATCACCATACAGGTCGGTCTGGT
The Pseudomonas sp. KU43P genome window above contains:
- a CDS encoding TonB-dependent receptor, with translation MRHVPSAVSSPRLIVSAIGVALSASSAYAADPAANNAVTLDATSVNGKAEQASTDYKVEKASSQKYTAPLVDTPRSITVIPQQVIKDTSALTLQDALRTVPGITMGAGEGGNPSGDRPFIRGFDSQSSMYLDGVRDTGSQTREIFAIESVEVAKGPNSSIGGRGAAGGTINMVSKRAHLGNSLDGAWTWGSDQTQRYTLDGNYQFSDSVAGRLNLMTHKSNVAGRDEVNYDRWGVAPSLVFGLGTDTRLSLDYYHMESDDLPDSGIPYSLRSGSSAGRTSANPDKPTHGGGSSSNYYGLVGRDFSKSRADISTISIEHDLSDSLTIKNTLRHGNTLQDYIYSQPDDSKGNILNGEVWRRPNNRVANTRTTTNQTDLYGDFYVGGMKNSFSTGIELSRETSVKSGYNVTGFSSGNCSSATGQISGVCTSFPNPNPHEEWDGTISRTEAGADTAGNTRAIYFTDTLELDPAWLLTMGLRYDHFDTKAKTKLANGSTAFKTKDTSEFVTGQLGLTWKPAENGSIYVSYATSATPPGASLGEGSDGNALVTATTTSELKPEETSNYEIGTKWDLLNERLALTAAIFRTEKENARVLVDNNTYQNVGKTRVDGLELSATGKLTEAWQVFAGYTYMDAKLVDGGSQRVGTVFVDGYNDGNQLPNTPNNSLTLWTTYNVTPKLTIGGGAFYVDDVFGNTTNSVMVDSYWRYDAMASYKLTKNVDLQLNVQNLTNEVYYDKAYAAHYANQAAGRTALLTTSFHF